The proteins below are encoded in one region of Bifidobacterium dentium JCM 1195 = DSM 20436:
- a CDS encoding prephenate dehydratase, with the protein MNARKLFYLGPQGTFTHQAAVSAAGLLRPVVPEGFDLIACDDVPQIMQAAQNGEGWGVIAWENNVEGYVVPNLDALIDAQDLVGFARVGVNVEFDAYTLPDTGLEDAYVATAHSHGLAQCRKFIAEHHLDAVTASSNAAACRDLKPGEVAFGPSICGDLYDIKRVGSAVQDYQGARTEFLVLARREEVADLLEQPKTQDDVDYESVLTLIPLVTGPGVLADLLDVFRDAGLNMTSFISRPIKGHDGTYSFIATFDAAPWERRFRDALVEIAEHGDWAKTLAVYPRRERPSPPVASWMLPQGGVRLDDRHLPEDWQNDGMVRRELMW; encoded by the coding sequence ATGAATGCACGGAAGTTGTTCTATCTCGGGCCCCAAGGCACATTCACGCATCAGGCGGCGGTCAGTGCGGCCGGATTGTTGCGGCCGGTCGTGCCCGAAGGATTCGATCTCATTGCCTGCGATGATGTGCCGCAGATCATGCAGGCCGCGCAGAACGGCGAAGGCTGGGGCGTCATCGCATGGGAGAACAACGTCGAGGGGTATGTCGTGCCGAACCTTGACGCCCTGATCGACGCGCAGGACCTGGTCGGCTTCGCCCGTGTCGGCGTCAACGTCGAGTTTGACGCCTATACGCTGCCCGACACCGGACTGGAGGATGCCTACGTCGCCACGGCCCACTCGCATGGCCTTGCGCAATGCAGAAAATTCATCGCCGAGCATCATCTTGACGCGGTGACGGCATCATCCAACGCAGCCGCCTGTCGCGACCTCAAGCCGGGTGAGGTCGCATTCGGACCGAGCATCTGTGGCGATCTGTATGACATCAAACGCGTCGGCAGTGCGGTACAGGACTATCAGGGCGCACGCACCGAGTTTCTTGTGCTGGCCCGACGTGAGGAAGTCGCCGATCTGCTGGAACAGCCGAAAACCCAGGACGATGTGGACTATGAATCGGTATTGACGCTCATCCCGCTGGTTACCGGCCCGGGTGTACTCGCCGATCTGCTGGATGTGTTCCGCGATGCAGGACTCAATATGACCAGCTTCATCTCGCGTCCGATCAAAGGACATGATGGCACCTACAGCTTCATCGCCACGTTCGACGCGGCCCCATGGGAACGGCGGTTCCGTGACGCGCTCGTGGAAATCGCCGAGCACGGAGACTGGGCCAAGACCTTGGCCGTCTATCCTCGTAGGGAACGGCCGAGCCCGCCGGTGGCCAGC
- a CDS encoding alcohol dehydrogenase produces the protein MTQDNDRRLLPWSYRQPMPVRLLIDVLSGAAIGAVGTMAHRMGASMNIPYGLALAFLIVILSTWCARSRDGVVGLALHLISSSLVVWTVMAGYGPGGDALIPVGFGSDANMPFFSDHAGYFWLYGIVLIPCIMLLLPKRWFVVQPRTDTDAQPME, from the coding sequence ATGACTCAAGACAACGATCGCAGGCTGCTGCCATGGTCGTATCGGCAACCGATGCCGGTGAGGCTTCTCATCGACGTGCTTTCCGGCGCGGCAATCGGTGCCGTCGGCACGATGGCACATCGTATGGGAGCATCGATGAACATCCCATACGGCCTGGCACTGGCCTTCCTCATCGTAATCCTTTCCACTTGGTGCGCCCGCTCACGCGACGGCGTCGTCGGGCTTGCCCTGCATCTCATCAGCTCGTCACTGGTGGTATGGACGGTCATGGCGGGATACGGTCCGGGCGGCGACGCTTTGATTCCGGTCGGTTTCGGCAGTGACGCGAATATGCCGTTCTTCAGCGACCATGCCGGCTACTTCTGGCTGTATGGCATCGTGCTGATCCCATGCATCATGTTGCTCCTGCCAAAGCGCTGGTTCGTCGTGCAGCCTCGGACCGATACGGACGCCCAGCCGATGGAATAG
- the typA gene encoding translational GTPase TypA, with product MAVRGDIRNVAIVAHVDHGKTTLVNGMLAQSHVFNEREEVPDRVMDSNDLEREKGITILAKNTAVQYTGPLAAKYGHPEGITLNIIDTPGHADFGGEVERGISMVDGVVLLVDASEGPLPQTRFVLRKALEAKLPVILCVNKTDRPDARIEEVVGEASDLLLGLAQDVIEEGIDLDEDSLFDLPVIYCAAKAGYASENQPENGGLPDNDNLEPLFEAIIKNIPAPEYDEGAPLQAHVANIDSSDFLGRLGLVRIYNGTLEKGKTYGLSRVDGSIENFRVSELLRTQGLERTPVDSAGPGDIVAVAGVNDIMIGETIVDPSDPRPLPLIHVDDPAISMTFGINDSPLAGTEGKDHKLTARMIKDRLDRELIGNVSIKVLPTERPDAWEVQGRGELALAVLAEQMRREGYELTVGRPQVVTKTVDGVINEPMENTTIDVPEEYMGTVTQLMADRKGRMDNMTNHGTGWVRLQFTVPSRGLIGFRTALLSATRGTGIAASISAGYAPWAGQIVTRQNGSMVCDRKGVATPYAMQRLQARGNFFVEPQSPVYEGQVVGVNNKPDELDVNITLAKHMTNMRSATADVLETLTPPIKMSLEESLDFANEDECVEVTPESIRIRKIILSREDWYKWRAKQRRQNNQQGK from the coding sequence ATGGCGGTTCGCGGCGATATTCGAAATGTAGCGATTGTGGCACACGTCGATCATGGCAAGACCACCCTGGTCAACGGCATGCTGGCGCAGTCCCATGTGTTCAACGAGCGTGAGGAAGTCCCGGATCGCGTGATGGACTCCAACGATCTGGAACGCGAGAAGGGCATCACCATCCTCGCCAAGAACACCGCCGTGCAGTACACCGGTCCGCTGGCCGCCAAGTACGGTCATCCGGAAGGCATCACCCTCAACATCATCGACACCCCCGGCCACGCCGATTTCGGCGGCGAGGTCGAACGCGGCATCTCCATGGTCGACGGCGTCGTGCTGCTCGTCGATGCTTCCGAAGGCCCGCTGCCGCAGACCCGTTTCGTGCTGCGCAAGGCCCTTGAAGCCAAGCTGCCGGTCATCCTGTGCGTGAACAAGACCGATCGTCCGGACGCCCGTATCGAAGAGGTCGTCGGCGAGGCATCCGATCTGCTGTTGGGTCTGGCACAGGACGTCATCGAGGAGGGCATCGATCTTGACGAGGATTCCCTGTTCGACCTGCCGGTAATCTACTGCGCGGCCAAGGCCGGATACGCATCCGAGAATCAGCCGGAGAACGGCGGTCTGCCGGATAACGACAATCTCGAGCCGCTGTTCGAGGCCATCATCAAGAACATTCCGGCCCCGGAATACGACGAAGGTGCACCGCTCCAGGCCCATGTGGCCAACATCGACTCCTCCGACTTCCTCGGACGACTCGGCCTGGTCCGCATCTACAACGGCACCCTGGAGAAGGGCAAGACCTACGGCCTGTCCCGTGTGGACGGCTCCATCGAGAACTTCCGCGTCTCCGAACTGCTGCGCACGCAGGGCCTGGAGCGCACCCCCGTCGATTCCGCAGGCCCCGGTGACATCGTCGCAGTGGCCGGCGTGAACGACATCATGATCGGCGAGACCATCGTCGACCCGAGCGACCCGCGTCCGCTGCCGCTCATCCACGTCGACGATCCGGCCATCTCCATGACCTTCGGCATCAACGATTCGCCATTGGCCGGCACGGAAGGCAAGGATCACAAGCTCACCGCCCGCATGATCAAGGACCGCCTGGACCGTGAACTCATCGGCAACGTGTCCATCAAGGTGCTGCCGACCGAGCGTCCGGACGCCTGGGAGGTCCAGGGCCGTGGCGAACTCGCCTTGGCTGTGCTCGCCGAGCAGATGCGCCGCGAAGGCTACGAGCTGACCGTCGGCCGTCCGCAGGTGGTCACCAAGACCGTTGACGGCGTGATCAACGAGCCGATGGAAAACACCACCATCGACGTACCGGAAGAGTACATGGGCACCGTCACCCAGCTCATGGCCGATCGCAAGGGCCGTATGGACAACATGACCAACCACGGCACCGGCTGGGTGCGTTTGCAGTTCACCGTTCCCTCCCGTGGCCTGATCGGTTTCCGTACCGCACTGCTGTCCGCCACGCGCGGCACCGGCATCGCAGCCTCCATCTCCGCAGGCTACGCCCCGTGGGCCGGCCAGATCGTAACCCGTCAGAACGGTTCCATGGTCTGTGACCGTAAGGGCGTCGCCACCCCATACGCCATGCAGCGCCTGCAGGCTCGCGGCAACTTCTTCGTCGAGCCGCAGTCCCCGGTGTACGAGGGCCAGGTCGTCGGCGTGAACAATAAGCCGGATGAGCTGGATGTGAACATCACGCTGGCCAAGCACATGACCAACATGCGTTCCGCTACCGCCGACGTGCTGGAGACCCTGACCCCGCCGATCAAGATGAGCCTTGAGGAGTCCCTGGACTTCGCCAACGAGGATGAGTGCGTGGAAGTCACCCCGGAGTCCATCCGAATCCGCAAGATCATCCTCAGCCGTGAGGACTGGTACAAGTGGCGCGCCAAGCAGCGTCGTCAGAACAATCAGCAGGGCAAGTAG
- a CDS encoding IS3 family transposase, with product MREDRRKHYDDGFRREALRLIEAGVGKRSLARRFAMPVQTAEKWIMLYRSNGGEAVMGTTGNRRYDWETKVAAARDHVENGLSVAEVMARYGIASIAPLQRWCREYRAGGAEALRPKPKGRPKGAKSKPRPKPTREQELTEEVAYLKAKVAYLEKLRALRAQKSRSASEAPSSDCSQGRGTGSTTC from the coding sequence ATGCGTGAGGATCGGAGGAAGCACTATGACGACGGGTTCCGGCGCGAGGCGCTGAGGCTCATTGAGGCCGGCGTGGGCAAACGCTCCCTCGCCCGTCGGTTTGCGATGCCCGTGCAGACTGCGGAAAAATGGATCATGCTGTACAGATCCAACGGCGGGGAGGCGGTCATGGGAACCACCGGCAACAGGCGTTATGACTGGGAGACGAAGGTCGCGGCGGCGCGGGACCACGTCGAGAACGGCTTGAGCGTGGCCGAGGTCATGGCCAGGTACGGGATAGCGAGCATCGCCCCGCTGCAGCGTTGGTGCCGCGAATACCGTGCCGGTGGCGCGGAGGCGTTGAGGCCGAAGCCCAAGGGCAGGCCTAAAGGCGCGAAATCCAAGCCAAGGCCGAAACCCACGCGGGAGCAGGAGCTGACCGAGGAGGTCGCCTACCTGAAGGCGAAGGTCGCGTACCTGGAAAAACTCCGGGCCCTGCGGGCGCAGAAGTCACGAAGCGCGAGCGAAGCGCCGTCGTCCGACTGCTCGCAGGGCAGGGGCACCGGCTCGACCACCTGCTGA
- a CDS encoding IS3 family transposase — translation MLAGQGHRLDHLLKISGLARSTYFHHLSHPAHETRPDLDPMVAEIWERTANGCGHRQIHMCLVHEFGQKVSAKSVLRVMRRMGLRCPIRARNPWRGYSSYRGDAGGGVPNLLKRDFTAGKPFEKLGTDVTEFKVAGGKAYLAPVYDMASKEIVAWDVSRHPGMGQQRRLLAMLEARLPGGANPILHSDMGWQYQHPWWRGELERLGIRQSMSRKGNCLDNAATEQVFGHLKDEFYRGREFDSYEQFKRELDAYVIHWNTRRRQIRLEGHTPEEFRSVSLAA, via the coding sequence CTGCTCGCAGGGCAGGGGCACCGGCTCGACCACCTGCTGAAGATCAGCGGGTTGGCGAGATCCACGTATTTCCACCATCTGTCGCATCCGGCGCATGAGACGCGCCCCGACCTCGATCCCATGGTCGCAGAGATCTGGGAAAGGACGGCCAACGGGTGCGGCCACCGGCAGATCCATATGTGCCTGGTCCACGAGTTCGGACAGAAGGTGTCGGCCAAGAGCGTCCTGAGGGTCATGCGCCGCATGGGACTCAGATGCCCGATCCGCGCCAGGAATCCATGGAGAGGCTACAGCTCGTACAGGGGCGACGCTGGCGGAGGGGTGCCGAACCTGCTCAAACGCGACTTCACCGCCGGCAAGCCGTTCGAAAAACTCGGCACCGACGTCACCGAATTCAAGGTCGCGGGCGGCAAGGCCTACCTCGCGCCCGTGTACGACATGGCCAGCAAGGAAATCGTCGCCTGGGACGTGAGCCGGCACCCCGGCATGGGGCAGCAGCGGCGTCTGCTCGCCATGCTCGAAGCCAGGCTGCCCGGGGGCGCGAACCCGATCCTGCACTCGGACATGGGATGGCAGTACCAGCACCCGTGGTGGCGCGGGGAGCTCGAACGGCTGGGCATCCGCCAGTCCATGAGCCGCAAGGGCAACTGCCTGGACAACGCCGCCACCGAACAGGTCTTCGGACACCTCAAGGACGAGTTCTACCGGGGGCGCGAATTCGACTCGTACGAGCAATTCAAACGAGAACTTGACGCGTACGTCATCCACTGGAACACCAGACGACGCCAGATACGACTCGAGGGACACACCCCGGAGGAATTCCGAAGCGTGTCCCTCGCAGCCTAG